The following are encoded in a window of Castanea sativa cultivar Marrone di Chiusa Pesio chromosome 9, ASM4071231v1 genomic DNA:
- the LOC142608734 gene encoding putative pentatricopeptide repeat-containing protein At3g49142 yields the protein MIDTYVKCGNVDSAREIYDRMQEKNVISWSAMIAAYGYHGQGWKAFAIFPMMLGCGILPNRITFVSLLCACSHAGLVEEGLQLVSLMRDDYAVRPDVKHYTCMVDLLGRAGRLDEALKLIENITVEKHEGLWRALLGACTILGRLDLAEKAAKLLLELQPQNPRHFVLLSNIYSKAGKGKDVANIRDLMMQRRLKKVPGWTWIEVDEKIYQFSVGDKTHVRSKEIYGMLKSLRKKLELASHFPCTNFVLHDVDEEVKLGILYTHSEKLAISFGLIATPKGTPIRITKNLRVCGDCHTFIKLVSAITKREITVRDSNRFHLFKEGGVLMWGLLVVGLLILVIFTVNTNNIRYSNKPKDVSIVEPKNLWLRFGCCCCGNKPKGWRLVYIPKGLVTSKEILVHIGKGQQFCIVCANCRTVSTAIMVFSSDIGVAILGT from the exons ATGATTGATACATATGTTAAGTGTGGGAATGTTGATTCTGCAAGGGAAATCTATGATAgaatgcaagaaaagaatgttaTTTCATGGAGTGCCATGATTGCAGCTTATGGGTATCATGGGCAAGGCTGGAAAGCTTTTGCTATATTTCCTATGATGTTGGGCTGTGGGATATTGCCAAATAGGATCACTTTTGTTTCACTATTATGTGCTTGTAGTCATGCAGGTTTGGTTGAAGAGGGTCTTCAATTAGTCTCGTTGATGCGGGATGATTATGCTGTGAGACCGGATGTGAAACATTATACTTGTATGGTTGATCTCTTAGGCCGTGCTGGGAGACTTGATGAGGCCCTGAAACTGATTGAAAATATTACAGTTGAGAAACATGAAGGGCTTTGGAGAGCTTTGCTAGGGGCATGTACAATTCTTGGGCGTCTAGACCTGGCCGAAAAGGCTGCAAAATTACTTCTTGAGCTCCAGCCTCAGAACCCAAGGCACTTTGTATTGCtttcaaatatttattcaaaAGCAGGTAAGGGGAAAGATGTGGCAAATATCAGGGatctgatgatgcaaagaagattaAAAAAGGTTCCTGGTTGGACTTGGATTGAGgtggatgaaaaaatatatcaatttagtGTTGGTGATAAGACTCATGTTCGGTCAAAGGAGATCTATGGCATGCTGAAAAGTTTGAGGAAGAAGTTGGAGTTGGCTAGTCATTTtccttgtacaaattttgtGTTGCATGATGTTGATGAGGAAGTTAAGCTAGGAATTTTGTACACACATAGTGAGAAGTTGGCAATTTCATTTGGCCTTATTGCAACACCTAAGGGAACTCCAATTAGGATTACAAAAAATCTTAGGGTTTGTGGTGACTGCCACACATTCATTAAGTTGGTGTCAGCCATTACTAAGAGGGAGATCACTGTCCGAGATTCCAATCGGTTTCACCTCTTCAAGGAGGGGGGTGTGCTCATGTGGGGACTATTGGTAGTTGGCTTGTTGATACTG GTTATCTTCACTGTGAACACAAATAATATACGATACAGTAACAAACCAAAGGATGTATCCATAGTAGAACCCAAAAATTTGTGGTTAaggtttggttgttgttgttgtggtaacAAACCAAAAGGATGGAGACTTGTTTATATTCCCAAGGGGCTTGTCACTTCCAAGGAAATCTTGGTTCATATTGGCAAGGGACAGCAATTCTGCATTGTTTGTGCCAATTGCAGAACAGTGTCAACTGCCATAATGGTTTTCAGCTCTGATATCGGTGTAGCCATTCTTGGCACTTAA
- the LOC142609929 gene encoding beta-fructofuranosidase, insoluble isoenzyme 1-like, whose product MYYNGLYHLFYQYNPKGAVWGNIVWAHSVSKDLINWEPLEPAIYPTDHFDINGCWSGSATILPGNKPVILYTGIDPKNRQVQNYAIPKNYSDPYLREWVKPKDNPIVDPDRSVNASAFRDPTTAWYGKDGLWRIVVGSKRKHRGIAYLYRSRDFVHWVKAKHPLHSKDKTGMWECPDFFPVSLNGKNGVDTSFDGPDIKYVLKVSLDLTRYEYYTVGQYHQGIDRYVPDNTSVDGWSGLRYDYGNFYASKTFFDVDKNRRILWGWANESDTAKHDVAKGWAGIQLIPRELWLDSSGKQLIQWPIEEVETLRGDKVQIKNHKLKMREQIKIKGITAIQADVDVTFLLPSSLDSAEQFDPSWVNAQDVCALKGIKVEGGVGPFGLFTLASENLKEYTPVFFRIFKAPQKHVVLMCSDARSSSVRSGLYKPSFAGFVDVDLTDRKLSLRSLIDHSVVESFGAGGKTIITSRVYPTFTSLNDARLFAFNYGKESITIESLNAWSMKTPQIS is encoded by the exons ATGTATTACAATGGACTCTACCATCTATTCTATCAATACAACCCAAAAGGTGCAGTGTGGGGCAACATTGTTTGGGCCCATTCAGTATCAAAGGACTTGATCAACTGGGAGCCACTTGAGCCTGCCATCTATCCCACTGATCACTTTGATATAAATGGGTGTTGGTCTGGGTCAGCCACAATTCTCCCAGGCAACAAACCTGTTATTCTTTACACTGGAATTGACCCCAAAAATCGCCAGGTCCAAAACTATGCTATCCCAAAAAACTACTCTGATCCTTATCTCCGTGAATGGGTTAAACCCAAAGACAACCCCATAGTTGATCCTGATAGAAGTGTCAATGCAAGTGCTTTCCGTGACCCAACAACAGCTTGGTATGGAAAAGATGGGCTTTGGAGAATTGTAGTGGGTAGCAAAAGGAAACATAGAGGAATAGCATACTTGTACAGGAGTAGGGATTTTGTGCATTGGGTTAAAGCCAAACATCCTCTACATTCAAAAGATAAAACAGGTATGTGGGAATGCCCAGATTTTTTCCCAGTTTCATTGAATGGTAAAAATGGAGTGGACACTTCCTTTGATGGGCCAGATATAAAGTATGTTTTGAAGGTGAGCCTTGACCTTACAAGGTATGAGTACTACACTGTTGGACAATATCACCAAGGTATAGATAGGTATGTACCTGATAATACTTCAGTAGATGGTTGGAGTGGGCTGAGATATGACTATGGAAACTTTTATGCCTCAAAGACATTCTTTGATGTTGACAAGAACAGAAGGATTTTGTGGGGTTGGGCCAATGAGTCCGACACAGCTAAACATGATGTTGCAAAAGGATGGGCCGGAATTCAG CTTATTCCGAGGGAGTTGTGGCTTGACAGTAGTGGGAAACAATTGATACAATGGCCTATCGAAGAAGTAGAAACTCTTAGAGGGGACaaagttcaaataaaaaatcacaagcTCAAAATGAGAGagcaaattaaaattaaaggaaTAACTGCTATCCAG GCTGATGTTGATGTTACCTTCTTGTTGCCGTCGAGCTTGGACAGCGCCGAGCAATTTGATCCTAGCTGGGTAAATGCACAAGATGTCTGTGCTCTAAAGGGCATAAAAGTTGAAGGCGGGGTTGGGCCATTTGGGTTGTTCACATTAGCTTCAGAAAATCTAAAGGAATACACTCCTGtcttttttagaattttcaaaGCTCCACAGAAACATGTAGTTCTCATGTGCTCTGATGCAAGAAG TTCCTCTGTGAGGAGTGGACTATATAAACCATCATTTGCAGGCTTTGTAGATGTGGATTTAACAGATAGGAAGCTCTCTCTTAGGAGTTTG ATTGATCATTCTGTTGTGGAAAGTTTCGGAGCTGGAGGAAAAACAATCATCACATCAAGGGTTTATCCTACATTCACAAGCCTCAATGATGCTCGCTTGTTCGCATTTAATTACGGGAAAGAGAGTATTACCATAGAGAGTCTCAATGCATGGAGCATGAAGACACCTCAAATTAGCTGA